The genomic window TTATATAGGTTACTTTTTCAAGACAACACTACTAAAAATGCACCTCCTACTAGTCAATTATCAAAAAAATATCCTATAAAGTGAATTATAGCACAAATAAATAAAAATTCAAGTATTTAACTGTTTTAATTATAAAATTATATTAAACTCTCTGAAAAAATTTAAACATTTACTTTGAACAATGTTTGTAAGCAATGATTCGTTCATCGAGGAAATGAAAAGGACTATTTTTGAAATAGTCCTTTATATAGTTAATCAATCTTTAACCTTATTCTTTTTCATTTTTACGTAAGAATGCAATGGCACCGATTGATGAAATGAGAGTTACAAAACCAACGATAGTAACTAACGTTCCTTTGCCTTCACCAGTATTAGGAAGTCCCGGTTTGTCGTTTGTTGTTGTTACTGTAGATTTAGGTTCTTCACCAGTAGTTGTTGTAGTTGAAGTAGTCTTAGGCTCTTCAGTTGTAGTTGTTGTAGTTGTAGTCTTAGGCTCTTCAGTTGTAGTTGTTGTAGTTGTAGTCTTAGGCTCTTCAGTTGTAGTTGTTGTAGTTGAAGTAGTCTTAGGTTCTTCAGTTGTAGTTGTTGTGCTTGAAGTAGTCTTAGGCTCTTCAGTTGTAGTAGTTGTAGTTGAAGTAGTCTTAGGTTCTTCAGTTGTAGTTGTTGTTGTAGTTGAAGTAGTCTTAGGTTCTTCAGTTGTAGTTGTTGTAGTTGAAGTAGTCTTAGGTTCTTCAGTTGTAGTTGTTGTAGTTGAAGTAGTCTTAGGTTCTTCAGTTGTAGTTGTTGTAGTTGAAGTAGTCTTAGGCTCTTCAGTTGTAGTAGTTGTAGTTGAAGTAGTCTTAGGTTCTTCAGTTGTAGTTGAAGTAGTCTTAGGCTCTTCAGTTGTAGTTGTTGTAGTTGAAGTAGTCTTAGGCTCTTCAGTTGTAGTTGTTGTAGTTGAAGTAGTCTTAGGCTCTTCAGTTGTAGTTGTTGTGCTTGAAGTAGTCTTAGGCTCTTCAGTTGTAGTTGTTGTAGTTGAAGTAGTCTTAGGTTCTTCAGTTGTAGTTGTTGTGCTTGAAGTAGTCTTAGGCTCTTCAGTAGTAGTTGTTGTAGTTGAAGTAGTCTTAGGCTCTTCAGTTGTAGTTGTAGTTGAAGTAGTTGTAGGCTCTTCAGTCGTAGTTGTAGTTGAAGTAGTTGTAGGCTCTTCAGTCGTTGTTGTAGTTGAAGTAGTTGTAGGCTCTTCAGTCGTAGTTGTAGTTGTTGTAGTAGTAGTTGTTGTTTCTTCTTTTGGATTTACGATTGTTTTAGTCACAGTTTGATCTGTACCAAAATCTTCCGCATTAACTTCTGTATCTGCAACTTTGATGACATAACCTGATGGTGCTTCAACTTCAGTGATGATATATTTGTCTTTTAACAGTTTGTTAACAGCAATATTACCATTATCATCTGATACGAACTCACCAATAACTTGATTGTTAGCTTGACGAACTACTTTAAATTTAGCACCCTTAAGTGGTTGGTTAGCCTCATCTACTTTATGGATATTGATTGAGTAAACATAACCAACACCAGCACCACCAGCAATTTGAACTGCAGCAGCATTAGTTACGCTGGTACTTTCAATACCAACACCTTTAAGGGTTGCTTCATTTCTCAAGACCTCACCATCTACAGGATCATAATTTAAACGAACCTTATAAGAAATACGATACTGGTCTTCTTCTGTAATGTCCCCTAGTTCAATAACGAAGGATTGACCGTCTTCACTAACGGTAATCTTGTGTTGATCAGTTACGTCAACACTATTCGAGAATACCCAATCACCAGTTTCGAAAGAGAATTTACCTTTGGAAACTTTAATACTATCTTTTACATAGCTAGCATTTGTAAATTTCAAGTGATCCTCAATCGTCACCCCTTTGATATTTTGTTTTGTACGATTGACTGAAATAGTATATTGGACCTCTCTTGGGTCACCAACGTTAACCCAACTAGTCTTTGTTAAAACTTGAGGATTTCCGTCTCCGATACCTTTAAATGTAATCTTCCCGGCAGGTTTTGATTCTTTGTTTATCGTAATCTCAATTGGAATTTCTCCTTGTTGAGGATGTTTTTTGAAATCGACACGAGCATAGAAGAAGAAAGATCCGTGAGTATTTGAGTGTTTTTCAACATAATCCGTATAAGTTAAAGAAATGGACTTATTATCCGCACTTACTTTAGCGTGCGCGATAATCTCATTTGTATTGATATCTTTAATTTCGAATGATTGTGAAGTAATCATCAAAGCGTCTGGTACAGTCATAACAGTAGTATCCCCTGCTTTGACATCTTTTTTTCCAGTTAAATCATACTTTGCATCGATACGGAATGTAGCCCATTGCTCTAAATCCCAAGTTAGATCTCCACCTTCATTATTTACAACTTTGACATCTGTAATTGCATCTACAAATTTTCCAGTTACTGAAATCTCAGGAGTTTCAGCAAATGTTTTATTCAAACTAAATACAAAGACAGTTGTCAATAAGCAAATAATAAAAGAAAAGATTCCCAATTTCTTTTTGTTATTCATTATTTTCCTTCCCTTTTGTTAGATTGGTATTCTTAAGATACAAAAAAATATTGTACTTTAAGTAATACTCCCTGAATCATTTTTTTATATAGGATGATTTTATAGACACCCTTATTGTTGCCCTCCTCCTAGTCTATTACTAAAACTATCCTATAGGTGAATTATATCACATTATAATGTCTACATCAATAATATATATGTGGAATTTGCTATAAATTAAAATATTTACAAAAACTTAGAATTTATCTGTCTCTTAAGAATAAAAAAAAATAGAAAAACGTTTACATTCTTTGTTTTATCACGTTTAAACTTTTTAGTGTTTTATCTGATGATAATAAAAATCATTTCAACAATTTACAAAAATCTGAGAATTATCTATTTTTGAATACTAGAAATTTTATATTAAATTTTATTATTTATTATATTTTTAAAATTACTTATTTGAAAATCAATCGTGTGAGGATTTATTATTCTATCTGTTTGTGCTATACTTTGAAGTATATTAAGACTATTGAATACAGGACAATAAATTAATGACTTATAAATTTTTACTCTTTGACCTCGATCATACTTTACTTGATTTTGATGCTGCTGAGGATGTAGCCTTATCGCACCTCCTAAAAGAAGAAGGAGTAGAGGATATCCAAGCGTACAAAAATTATTATGTGCCAATGAACAAAACACTTTGGAAGGATTTGGAGCAGAAAAAGATTACAAAACAAGAACTAGTCAATACACGTTTTGCAAAATTGTTTGCTCATTTTGACATTGAAAAAGATGGTGCCTACTTAGCAGAGCGTTACCAGTTTTTCCTGTCTAAACAGGGACAGATTTTCCCAGGTGTGGAAGATTTATTAAAAAAATTGATACATCAGGGATTTGAACTCTATGCTGCGACAAATGGAATTACCTATATTCAGACAGGTCGTTTGGAGCAATCTGGGATTTCACCCTACTTCAAGGAGATTTTCATTTCTGAGCAACTCCATACCCAAAAACCAGATGCAGCATTTTATGAGAAAATTGGAGCTCGTATCCCTAATTTTGATAAAAATCAGACCCTTATGATTGGTGATTCTTTATCAGCTGATATTCAAGGTGGAAATAATGCTGGTATTGATACTATCTGGTACAATCCGCATCATCTGGAAAATAAGACGCTAGCAAAGCCGACTTATGAAGTTGATTCTTATCAGGCTCTGCTAGAAATCTTAGATAAACTGTAAAAAGTGGTTTCAATAGCCACTTTTTGCTATAATAGAGGCAGTAAAAATAAAGGAATGGTAAACGATGTCAAGACCAGAACTTTCTCTTTATGAACCATTGTATACACTAAAGGAAGTTGATCAAAATATCTGGATAGCAGATGGTGACTTGATACAAATGGACTTGAAGGTCTTCAAACTTCCTTTTCAGACACGTATGACAGTGATAAAGTTAAACGATGGAAAACTCTGGATTCATTCTCCTATTGCGCCAAATGAGGAGCTCTTTACTGAACTGGACGCTTTGGGCAAAGTCGCTTACCTAATTTCACCCAATAAGATTCACTACGCCTATATTTCCGATTGGAGAAAAAGATATCCTCATGCGCAAGCGTGGTCTAGTCCAGGAGTTGAAGAGAGAGCGAAAAGTCAGAATGTCAAGGTAGAATTTGATGCTCCTTTAACAGATATGGCTCCTGACCTATGGTCTGATGAGATTGAACAGCTTGTTTTTAAGGGAAGTTCTGTCATCGAAGAGGTGGTGTTTTTTCATAAATCAACTAAAACACTTATTTTAACAGACCTTATAGAGAATTTTGAACCTGAAAATATAGCTAGTCCAATTCGCAGAAGATTCTATCGTTTAGCTCGTGTAACAGCTCCTGATGGTCAAACTCCTATTGACTATCGGATGACTTTTATAGGAAGGCAAAGGGAAGCAAAGGTTTCCTTTGCCCGTATGTTAAACTGGAAACCGGATAAGATCATTCTTGCACATGGTTTATGCTTTTTTAAAAATGGTACGGATGAATTAAGACGTGCCTTTAGATGGATACGATAAAGGAGTTGGCTATGCAACACTCATCTTGGCATGCTTTGATTAAGGAGCAATTACCTGAAGGTTATTTTGGGAAAATCAATCATTTTATGGAACAGATCTATGCTCAGGGAACTGTTTATCCTCCTAAGGAAAAGGTTTTTCAGGCTCTTTTGATGACTCCTCTGGAAGAGGTTAAGGTAGTGATTCTGGGGCAGGATCCCTATCACGGACCTGGTCAAGCTCAGGGATTAAGTTTTTCAGTTCCTGATTCGATTCCAGCACCGCCTTCGCTTCAAAATATTTTAAAAGAACTTGCGGATGATATTGGGGTAAAACCGTCACATGACTTGACCTCTTGGGGCGAGCAGGGAGTCTTACTTCTTAATGCTTGTTTGACAGTTCCAGCTGGTCAAGCAAATGGTCATGCTGGTCAGATATGGGAGCCATTCACGGATGCAGTGATTAAGGTTGTCAATAAACTTGATAGACCAGTGGTTTTTGTACTCTGGGGTGCTTATGCACGGAAGAAGAAGTTCTTGGTTAAAAATCCTCAGCACTTAATTATCGAATCAGCCCACCCAAGTCCTCTTTCTGTTTACAGAGGATTTTGGGGTTCCAAGCCTTTTTCCAAGGCCAATGCATTCTTAAAAGAAACAGGACAAGAGCCAATCGATTGGCTTAGATAAGGAGAGAATATGCCTCAGTTAGCGACAATTTGCTACATTGATAATGGAAAAGAATTGCTCATGCTTCATCGCAATAAAAAGCCTAATGATGTCCATGAAGGAAAATGGATCGGTGTAGGTGGCAAGTTAGAGCGTGGAGAAACTCCACAAGAATGTGCTGCTCGTGAGATTTTAGAAGAAACTGGTCTAAAAGCAAAACCAGTATTAAAGGGAGTTATCACCTTTCCTGAGTTTACACCAGACCTGGACTGGTACACCTATGTATTTAAGGTGACTGAGTTTGAGGGGGAATTGATTGATTGTAATGAAGGGACTTTAGAATGGGTTCCTTATGACGAGGTTTTAAGCAAACCAACCTGGGAAGGAGACCACACCTTCGTAGAGTGGCTTTTAGAAGATAAACCATTCTTTTCAGCCAAGTTTGTTTATGATGGTGATAAGTTATTGGATACCCAAGTGGATTTCTACGAATAAAGGAGAAAGCAGATGTTACTAATTAAAAATGGTCGAGTAATGGATCCTAAGTCTGGTTTGGATCGAGTGTGTGATGTTTTGGTTGAAGACGGTAAAATTGTTCAAATTGCTTCTGAAATCCAGGAAGAAGGCGCTCAAGTAATAGATGCTACTGGTCTTGTAGTTGCACCCGGTTTAGTGGATATCCACGTTCATTTTCGTGAACCTGGTCAAACTCATAAAGAAGACATTCATACAGGTGCTTTAGCAGCTGCAGCTGGTGGTTTTACGACAGTTGTCATGATGGCTAATACCAATCCAACCATTTCAGATGTTGAGACTTTGCAGGAAGTTCTTCAGTCTGCCGCTAAGGAAAAAATTAATGTTAAGTCTGTAGCAACGATTACCAAGAACTTTAATGGCCAAGACTTGACTGGCTTTAAGGCGCTTTTAGAAGCTGGAGCCGTTGGTTTTTCAGATGATGGTATTCCTCTTGAAAGTAGTAAAGTAGTTAAAGAAGCTATGGAAGAGGCTAAAAAACTCAACACTTTTATCAGTCTGCACGAAGAAGATCCTGGCTTGAATGGTACACTTGGTTTTAACGAGAATATCGCTAAAGAGTACTTTCATATCTGCGGTGCTACTGGGGTTGCAGAGTACGCTATGATTGCACGTGATGTTATGATCGCCTATGCAACAAAAGCCCATGTTCATATTCAGCATTTGTCTAAGGAAGAAAGTGTCAAGGTTGTGGAGTTTGCTCGAGGTTTAGGAGCAAATGTAACAGCCGAAGTTGCACCGCAACATTTCTCTAAGACTGAAGCGCTTCTCTTGACTAAGGGAAGCAATGCTAAGATGAATCCACCACTTCGCTTGGAGTCTGATCGCCGTGCAGTTATCGAAGGACTCAAGTCAGGTGTCATTTCAGTAATTGCGACAGATCACGCGCCGCACCATGCTGATGAAAAGAACGTCGAAGATATTACCAAGGCACCCTCAGGTATGACCGGTTTAGAAACTTCTTTGTCGCTTGGTTTAACCTACTTAGTCGAAGCTGGTGAGCTGAGCTTGATGGAATTATTAGAAAAAATGTCCTATAACCCAGCTAAACTTTATAACTTTGAAGCAGGTTATCTATCTGAAAACGGTCCAGCTGATATTACAATTTTTGATGATAAAGCGGACCGAATCGTGGATAGTCATTTTGCTTCTAAAGCAGCGAATTCACCATTTATCGGTGAATCTTTGAAAGGGCAGGTCAAATACACCATCTGTAATGGACAGATTGTCTATAAGAACTAGGTGAAATCTGCTCTTTCGAATCATTAATTAGAGAGAGACGATATGTATCCAACCCATCATTTTAAAGACAAGTTCATTTTATTTCTTAAGATTTTCTTCCCTATTTTGGTTTATCAATTCGCAAATTATTCGGCTTCTTTTGTTGATACGACAATGACTGGCCAGTATAATACGATAGATTTAGCTGGCGTATCAATGGCGACTAGTTTGTGGAATCCTTTCTTTACTTTTTTAACTGGGATTGTTTCGGCTTTAATTCCAATAATTGGACATCATTTAGGACGAGGGAAGAAAAATGAAGTAGCTTCTGATTTTTATCAATTTCTTTATCTTTCGCTTGGCTTATCCATCTTTCTATTTGTTTTAGTTTTTCTTGCTGCTCCTCTAGTTCTAAATAATATGGGG from Streptococcus sp. oral taxon 061 includes these protein-coding regions:
- a CDS encoding Ig-like domain-containing protein; translation: MNNKKKLGIFSFIICLLTTVFVFSLNKTFAETPEISVTGKFVDAITDVKVVNNEGGDLTWDLEQWATFRIDAKYDLTGKKDVKAGDTTVMTVPDALMITSQSFEIKDINTNEIIAHAKVSADNKSISLTYTDYVEKHSNTHGSFFFYARVDFKKHPQQGEIPIEITINKESKPAGKITFKGIGDGNPQVLTKTSWVNVGDPREVQYTISVNRTKQNIKGVTIEDHLKFTNASYVKDSIKVSKGKFSFETGDWVFSNSVDVTDQHKITVSEDGQSFVIELGDITEEDQYRISYKVRLNYDPVDGEVLRNEATLKGVGIESTSVTNAAAVQIAGGAGVGYVYSINIHKVDEANQPLKGAKFKVVRQANNQVIGEFVSDDNGNIAVNKLLKDKYIITEVEAPSGYVIKVADTEVNAEDFGTDQTVTKTIVNPKEETTTTTTTTTTTTEEPTTTSTTTTTEEPTTTSTTTTTEEPTTTSTTTTTEEPKTTSTTTTTTEEPKTTSSTTTTTEEPKTTSTTTTTTEEPKTTSSTTTTTEEPKTTSTTTTTTEEPKTTSTTTTTTEEPKTTSTTTEEPKTTSTTTTTTEEPKTTSTTTTTTEEPKTTSTTTTTTEEPKTTSTTTTTTEEPKTTSTTTTTTTEEPKTTSTTTTTTEEPKTTSSTTTTTEEPKTTSTTTTTTEEPKTTTTTTTTEEPKTTTTTTTTEEPKTTSTTTTTGEEPKSTVTTTNDKPGLPNTGEGKGTLVTIVGFVTLISSIGAIAFLRKNEKE
- a CDS encoding YjjG family noncanonical pyrimidine nucleotidase — its product is MTYKFLLFDLDHTLLDFDAAEDVALSHLLKEEGVEDIQAYKNYYVPMNKTLWKDLEQKKITKQELVNTRFAKLFAHFDIEKDGAYLAERYQFFLSKQGQIFPGVEDLLKKLIHQGFELYAATNGITYIQTGRLEQSGISPYFKEIFISEQLHTQKPDAAFYEKIGARIPNFDKNQTLMIGDSLSADIQGGNNAGIDTIWYNPHHLENKTLAKPTYEVDSYQALLEILDKL
- a CDS encoding DUF4336 domain-containing protein translates to MSRPELSLYEPLYTLKEVDQNIWIADGDLIQMDLKVFKLPFQTRMTVIKLNDGKLWIHSPIAPNEELFTELDALGKVAYLISPNKIHYAYISDWRKRYPHAQAWSSPGVEERAKSQNVKVEFDAPLTDMAPDLWSDEIEQLVFKGSSVIEEVVFFHKSTKTLILTDLIENFEPENIASPIRRRFYRLARVTAPDGQTPIDYRMTFIGRQREAKVSFARMLNWKPDKIILAHGLCFFKNGTDELRRAFRWIR
- a CDS encoding uracil-DNA glycosylase — encoded protein: MQHSSWHALIKEQLPEGYFGKINHFMEQIYAQGTVYPPKEKVFQALLMTPLEEVKVVILGQDPYHGPGQAQGLSFSVPDSIPAPPSLQNILKELADDIGVKPSHDLTSWGEQGVLLLNACLTVPAGQANGHAGQIWEPFTDAVIKVVNKLDRPVVFVLWGAYARKKKFLVKNPQHLIIESAHPSPLSVYRGFWGSKPFSKANAFLKETGQEPIDWLR
- a CDS encoding 8-oxo-dGTP diphosphatase, with protein sequence MPQLATICYIDNGKELLMLHRNKKPNDVHEGKWIGVGGKLERGETPQECAAREILEETGLKAKPVLKGVITFPEFTPDLDWYTYVFKVTEFEGELIDCNEGTLEWVPYDEVLSKPTWEGDHTFVEWLLEDKPFFSAKFVYDGDKLLDTQVDFYE
- a CDS encoding dihydroorotase, translated to MLLIKNGRVMDPKSGLDRVCDVLVEDGKIVQIASEIQEEGAQVIDATGLVVAPGLVDIHVHFREPGQTHKEDIHTGALAAAAGGFTTVVMMANTNPTISDVETLQEVLQSAAKEKINVKSVATITKNFNGQDLTGFKALLEAGAVGFSDDGIPLESSKVVKEAMEEAKKLNTFISLHEEDPGLNGTLGFNENIAKEYFHICGATGVAEYAMIARDVMIAYATKAHVHIQHLSKEESVKVVEFARGLGANVTAEVAPQHFSKTEALLLTKGSNAKMNPPLRLESDRRAVIEGLKSGVISVIATDHAPHHADEKNVEDITKAPSGMTGLETSLSLGLTYLVEAGELSLMELLEKMSYNPAKLYNFEAGYLSENGPADITIFDDKADRIVDSHFASKAANSPFIGESLKGQVKYTICNGQIVYKN